One Streptomyces sp. L2 genomic window carries:
- a CDS encoding LysM peptidoglycan-binding domain-containing protein: MVSIPHIGSSLVRATLAIHEPPLGEGSTTPGALMKTFKFEYNPAQLQLSRRAQWGVTPVKAERKGPTPEFMGVEPTEMSLEIFLDRSDDPDSNDVMKMVESLLLCLEVTSTSIAANKPSPPWVVFQWGSFSTARFTAYVSSLSSTYSLFGTSGMPIRAAVQLQLTEIPSRTAGQNPTSGALTGQRVHRVVAGDSLQSLAWREYGDANAWRTIAEANGIDNPAHVFPGTQLILPAASEVRG; this comes from the coding sequence ATGGTCAGCATTCCCCACATCGGCAGCAGCCTCGTCCGGGCCACGCTCGCGATCCACGAACCGCCCCTGGGCGAGGGCAGCACCACGCCCGGCGCGCTCATGAAGACGTTCAAGTTCGAGTACAACCCCGCACAGTTGCAGCTGAGCCGCCGCGCCCAGTGGGGCGTCACCCCGGTCAAGGCCGAACGCAAGGGGCCCACACCGGAGTTCATGGGCGTGGAGCCCACGGAGATGAGCCTGGAGATCTTCCTGGACCGCTCCGACGACCCCGACAGCAACGACGTCATGAAGATGGTCGAATCGCTGCTGCTGTGCCTGGAGGTGACCTCGACGTCCATCGCGGCGAACAAGCCCTCGCCGCCGTGGGTGGTCTTCCAGTGGGGGTCCTTCTCCACCGCGCGCTTCACGGCGTACGTGTCCTCGCTGTCCAGCACCTACTCCCTGTTCGGCACGAGCGGCATGCCCATCCGGGCCGCCGTCCAGCTCCAGCTGACCGAGATCCCCAGCAGGACGGCCGGGCAGAACCCGACGTCCGGGGCGCTCACGGGGCAGCGCGTGCACCGGGTCGTCGCCGGGGACTCGCTGCAGTCGCTGGCCTGGCGGGAGTACGGCGACGCGAACGCCTGGCGGACGATCGCCGAGGCCAACGGCATCGACAACCCGGCCCACGTGTTCCCGGGCACGCAGCTCATCCTGCCCGCCGCATCGGAGGTGCGAGGCTGA